AAGCCCCACCCCTTCACCGTTTCCAGGTGCTTAGATCGCCTGGATGTTCGTTGCCTGCAGGCCCTTCTGGCCCTGCTCGACGTCGAACTCGACGCGCTGATCTTCGAACAGATCGCGGCGGCCGCTGCCCTGGAT
Above is a genomic segment from Leucobacter rhizosphaerae containing:
- a CDS encoding cold-shock protein — protein: MAQGTVKWFNSEKGFGFIAPDDGSADVFAHFSAIQGSGRRDLFEDQRVEFDVEQGQKGLQATNIQAI